The following nucleotide sequence is from Deltaproteobacteria bacterium.
GTCGTCGATGATGGTCACGTCACCCACGACCGCTTTTACTTCCAGTCTCCGTTGTGCCCCGGTGAACAGCCCAACCCCCTCACGGATTGTATCGAAGGGAAGGTCCAATTCACGAGTCACGGCGATGGCGGCCAGGGCATTGGCGATATTAAATCGGCCCGGGACGTTGAGTACGACTTCCCCCAGTCGGGTGCCTCTCTCTATGACGTCGAAGCGGTTGCCCAGGTTTTCCGGGCGGATGTTCATGGCCTGATATTCGGCAGATCCACTCAGACCATAGGTGAGAACCTTGCGCTTGATTTGCGGCAGAATTTCACGGATCCTCCTGTCGTCGGCACATAATATGGTGACCCCGTAAAAGGGAACGCTGTTGGCAAACCGGGTAAAAGCCTCCTTGATTTTCTCGATATCACGATAATGATCCAGGTGTTCCCGATCGATATTGGTGATTACCGCCAAGTTCGGAGCCAATTTCAGGAAGGAGCCGTCGCTTTCGTCCGCTTCCGCCACGATAATGGCGCCGTCGCCCAACTTGGCGTTGCTGCCGATACTGCCAAGTTTCCCTCCGATGACCATGGTGGGATCGAGTCCCCCGTGGGCAAGAATCGTCGAGACCATGGATGTGGTTGTGGTCTTGCCGTGGCTGCCTGAAATGGCGACGGAAAACTTCATTTTCAGGAGCTCCGCCAGCATTTCGGCGCGGGGAATGACGGGAATACCGCGTCGGCAGGCTTCCTGTACTTCGGGATTGCTTGATCGGACGGCAGTGGAGGTAACCACCACGTCGGCGTCGCCGATATGGTTTTCCCGATGACCCTGGTAAATGCGAGCGCCCAGGGCGCTTAAACGCCGGGTCGTGTCGGTGCTGCTGAGATCGGAACCGGTTATGGTGTATTTGAGGTTGAGCAGAACTTCGGCAATTCCACTCATGCCGATTCCACCGATCCCCACAAAATGGATGCATTTGATCTTGCGCTGCATGCCATGGATGGGGTCATGTTTTTTCATAAAACACGTACCTGTTATTCTTTCCGATCGAGGGAATAGGCCTTCCCATCGACCTTTATTCTCA
It contains:
- a CDS encoding UDP-N-acetylmuramate--L-alanine ligase: MQRKIKCIHFVGIGGIGMSGIAEVLLNLKYTITGSDLSSTDTTRRLSALGARIYQGHRENHIGDADVVVTSTAVRSSNPEVQEACRRGIPVIPRAEMLAELLKMKFSVAISGSHGKTTTTSMVSTILAHGGLDPTMVIGGKLGSIGSNAKLGDGAIIVAEADESDGSFLKLAPNLAVITNIDREHLDHYRDIEKIKEAFTRFANSVPFYGVTILCADDRRIREILPQIKRKVLTYGLSGSAEYQAMNIRPENLGNRFDVIERGTRLGEVVLNVPGRFNIANALAAIAVTRELDLPFDTIREGVGLFTGAQRRLEVKAVVGDVTIIDDYGHHPTEIRETLTAAKEAWPNRLIVIFQPHRFSRTQALFPEFMKCFVKADLLILMDIYPAGEEPIAGVSSGKLQESLIAGGQDNVMYIRTFDRIVDHLLSIVQPMDTILTLGAGNIWKIGEALAERLQSLGDLRS